A section of the Osmia lignaria lignaria isolate PbOS001 chromosome 3, iyOsmLign1, whole genome shotgun sequence genome encodes:
- the alpha-Spec gene encoding alpha spectrin isoform X1 has translation MDQITPKEVKILENPEDIQERREQVLGRYANFKAEARNKRDKLEDSRRFQYFKRDADELEGWIYEKLQAASDESYKDPTNLQAKIQKHQAFEAEVAAHSNAIVSLDNTGSEMIAQHHFASDVIRKRLEDLHRLWELLLSRLADKGLKLQQALVLVQFIRHCDEVMFWIHDKEAFVTTDEFGHDLEHVEVLQRKFDEFQKDMASQEYRVTEVNELADKLLLDGHPERDTILRRKEELNESWQRLKQLAVLRQEKLFGAHEIQRFNRDADETMAWIAEKDVVLSSDDFGRDLASVQTLQRKHEGIERDLAALEDKVYTLGAEADRLAAIHQADHSKQIQGKRAEILQSWESLTGKAKERRLKLDESYYLHRFLADYRDLVSWMNNMRAIISADELAKDVAGAEALVERHQEHKGEIDARADSFDATTLAGNKLLEKKHYAAEEVAIKLNSLAEDKQSLLSLWENRKILYEQCMDLQLFYRDTEQADAWMAKQEAFLANEDLGDSLDSVEALIKKHEDFDKSLAAQEEKIKVLDDFAGKLIEGEHYAAEDVAQRRQLLLERRGVLLEKSAERRRLLEDAYKLQQFERDCDETKGWVNEKLKFATDDSYLDPTNLNGKVQKHQNFEQELNANKTRMEEMVATGQELIKSGHYATDRIRTRTDEIMSLWESLTHATEKKGAKLQEASQQQQFNRTVEDIELWLSEVEGQLMSEDYGKDLTSVQNLQKKHALLEADVASHSDRIESIAQAAEQFVNSGHFDADNIRAKQEQLQGRYGALQRPMSIRKQRLLDSLQVQQLFRDIEDEEAWIREKEPVAASTNRGRDLIGVQNLQKKHQAVLAEINNHEPRVAAVCQAGASMLQESHFAAEEISQRLAALDEHWGQLKEKARQRKNDLDDSLQAHQYFADANEAESWMKEKRPIVMNGDYGKDEDSSEALLKKHEALVSDLEAFASTIAALREQAASCRQQETPTIDITGKECVVALYDYTEKSPREVSMKKGDTLTLLNSNNKDWWKVEVNDRQGFVPAAYVKRVEPEAGLTASQQNLAREQSSIAARQSQIEAQYEDLLRLARERQNKLNETAKAYVLVREAAELATWIKDKENHAQVQDVGEDLEQVEVMQKKFDDFQADLKANEVRLAEMNEIAVQLMSLGQTEAALKIQTQIQDLNEKWTSLQTLTAERANQLGSAHEVQRFHRDVDETKDWIREKDAALNNDDLGKDLRSVQALQRKHEGLERDLAALGDKIKQLDETANRLMQSHPETAEQTYAKQKEINEEWTQLTAKANSRKEKLLDSYDLQRFLSDYRDLMAWINSMMGLVASEELASDVTGAEALLERHQEHRTEIDARAGTFQAFELFGQQLLQSSHYASVEIQEKLESMAEARQELEKAWIQRRMQLDQNLELQLFCRDCEQAENWMSAREAFLSSADTVDSSDNVEALIKKHEDFDKAINAHEEKIGTLQTLADQLIAAEHYAAKPIDERRCQVLDRWKHLKDALIEKRSKLGESQTLQQFSRDADEMENWIAEKLQLATEENYKDPANIQSKHQKHQAFEAELAANADRIQSVLAMGGNLIDKHQCAGSEDAVQKRLASIADQWEYLTQKTTEKSMKLKEANKQRTYIAAVKDLDFWLGEVESLLTSEDAGKDLASVQNLMKKHQLVEADIQAHEERIKDMNGQADSLIESGQFDAAGIQEKRQSINERYERIRNLAAHRQARLNEANTLHQFFRDIADEESWIKEKKLLVGSDDYGRDLTGVQNLKKKHKRLEAELGSHEPAIQAVQEAGEKLMDVSNLGVPEIEQRLKLLNQAWAELKQLAANRGQKLDESLTYQQFLAKVEEEEAWITEKQQLLSVEDYGDTMAAVQGLLKKHDAFETDFAAHGERCKDICKAGEALIQAGNHRADAIGQRCGQLRNKLEQLGALAARRKARLNDNSAYLQFMWKADVVESWIADKETHVRSEEFGRDLSTVQTLLTKQETFDAGLHAFEHEGIQNITSLKEMLVDSGHDQTPSIQKRHADVIARWQKLLADSDARKQRLLRMQDQFRQIEELYLTFAKKASAFNSWFENAEEDLTDPVRCNSIEEIRALREAHAQFQASLSSAEADFEALAGLDRQIKNFNVGPNPYTWFTMEALEDTWRNLQKIIKERDVELAKEAQRQEENDKLRKEFAKHANAFHQWLAETRYLFFIFYFLFRNKNPRDHESYPYGGGFKLIILFYRTSMMEGSGSLEQQLEATKRKTQEVRARRQDLKKIEDLGAILEEHLILDNRYTEHSTVGLAQQWDQLDQLGMRMQHNLEQQIQARNQSGVSEDALKEFSMMFKHFDKDKSGRLNHQEFKSCLRALGYDLPMVEEGQPDPEFENILDIVDPNRDGYVSLQEYMAFMISKETENVQSSEEIENAFRAITAADRPYVTKEELYANLTKEMADYCVARMKPYVDPKTERPITGALDYIEFTRTLFQN, from the exons ATGGATCAGATTACGCCGAAGGAAGTAAAAATTTTGGAGAATCCTGAGGACATTCAAGAAAGACGCGAACAAGTCCTTGGTAGATATGCAAATTTCAAAGCGGAAGCGCGTAACAAGAGAGACAAGCTCGAGGACTCCCGTCGCTTTCAG TATTTTAAGCGAGATGCGGACGAACTCGAAGGATGGATTTACGAAAAGCTGCAAGCTGCTTCGGACGAAAGTTACAAAGATCCAACTAATCTTCAAgcaaagatacagaaacatcaagCGTTCGAAGCCGAAGTTGCAGCCCATTCGAATGCGATAGTTTCGTTGGACAATACCGGTTCAGAAATGATAGCTCAACATCACTTTGCGAGCGACGTGATTCGTAAAAGATTAG AGGATCTTCATCGTTTATGGGAGTTGTTGCTCTCTAGATTGGCGGACAAGGGTCTGAAGTTACAACAGGCCTTGGTTCTTGTACAGTTTATTCGCCACTGTGACGAAGTAATGTTCTGGATCCACGATAAAGAAGCATTTGTAACGACCGACGAGTTTGGACACGACTTGGAACACGTGGAAGTGTTGCAAAGGAAATTCGACGAATTCCAAAAGGATATGGCCAGCCAGGAATATAGAGTGACAGAGGTAAACGAGCTGGCGGATAAACTTTTGTTGGATGGACATCCCGAACGAGACACCATTCTACGGAGAAAAGAGGAGTTGAACGAATCCTGGCAAAGATTGAAACAACTTGCCGTATTGAGACAAGAGAAGCTTTTCGGCGCCCACGAGATTCAACGATTCAATCGTGATGCGGACGAAACGATGGCTTGGATCGCGGAGAAAGACGTTGTACTGTCTTCGGATGATTTTGGACGAGATCTAGCGAGCGTACAAACTCTGCAAAGAAAACACGAAGGCATAGAACGCGATTTGGCTGCTTTAGAGGATAAAGTTTATACACTGGGAGCCGAAGCGGATCGGCTGGCGGCTATTCATCAAGCGGATCATTCGAAGCAGATTCAAGGTAAACGAGCGGAGATCTTGCAATCGTGGGAAAGTCTAACTGGAAAAGCGAAAGAGCGACGGTTGAAACTCGACGAGTCTTACTATTTGCACAGATTTTTAGCCGACTATAGAGATCTCGTTTCTTGGATGAACAACATGCGTGCAATTATATCGGCGGACGAGCTAGCGAAAGACGTAGCTGGCGCGGAAGCTCTGGTAGAGAGACATCAAGAACACAAGGGAGAAATCGACGCGAGGGCTGACAGTTTCGATGCGACCACGTTGGCTGGTAACAAGCTTCTAGAGAAGAAACATTACGCCGCCGAAGAAGTAGCTATCAAGTTAAATTCTCTCGCGGAGGATAAACAGAGCCTTTTGAGTCTCTGGGAGAATAGAAAGATTTTGTACGAACAATGTATGGACTTGCAGTTGTTCTACAGAGACACGGAACAAGCGGACGCATGGATGGCAAAACAAGAAGCGTTCTTGGCCAACGAGGATCTAGGAGACTCTTTGGATAGCGTGGAGGCTCTGATCAAGAAACACGAAGACTTTGACAAGTCTTTGGCAGCCCAAGAAGAGAAGATCAAGGTGTTGGACGATTTCGCCGGTAAATTAATAGAGGGAGAGCATTACGCGGCCGAGGACGTTGCACAGAGACGTCAGCTTCTGTTGGAGAGACGCGGTGTTCTATTAGAGAAATCGGCCGAAAGAAGGCGTCTGCTCGAGGACGCGTACAAGTTGCAACAATTCGAACGCGACTGCGACGAGACGAAGGGATGGGTTaacgagaaattaaaatttgccaCCGACGACAGCTACCTGGATCCTACGAATTTGAACGGCAAGGTGCAGAAGCATCAAAACTTTGAgcaagaattaaacgcgaacaagaCCCGTATGGAAGAGATGGTAGCAACCGGACAGGAATTGATTAAGAGCGGTCATTATGCGACCGATCGAATTCGAACACGTACCGACGAGATTATGTCCCTATGGGAAAGTCTTACCCACGCTACCGAGAAGAAGGGCGCGAAACTGCAAGAAGCGTCTCAGCAACAACAGTTCAATCGTACAGTGGAGGACATCGAATTGTGGCTGTCCGAAGTGGAAGGGCAACTGATGTCGGAAGACTACGGGAAAGACTTGACCAGCGTGCAAAATCTTCAGAAGAAGCATGCCCTCCTCGAAGCGGACGTCGCCTCTCATTCGGATAGGATCGAGAGCATCGCTCAAGCCGcggaacagtttgtaaattcCGGTCACTTTGACGCGGACAACATCAGAGCGAAACAGGAACAGTTGCAAGGGCGTTACGGTGCTTTGCAACGGCCGATGAGTATCCGGAAGCAGCGATTACTCGATTCCCTGCAGGTGCAGCAATTGTTTCGTGACATCGAGGACGAGGAGGCCTGGATACGGGAGAAGGAACCGGTCGCCGCGTCCACCAACCGTGGTCGTGATCTGATCGGCGTGCAGAATCTACAAAAGAAACATCAGGCCGTACTGGCGGAAATAAACAATCACGAGCCACGCGTCGCTGCTGTCTGTCAAGCAGGTGCATCGATGCTGCAAGAGAGCCACTTTGCCGCGGAAGAGATTAGCCAACGATTGGCCGCGTTGGACGAACATTGGGGTCAGTTGAAAGAGAAAGCaaggcagaggaagaacgatctGGACGACTCTCTTCAAGCTCATCAGTATTTTGCCGACGCGAACGAGGCTGAGTCCTGGATGAAGGAGAAACGACCAATCGTGATGAACGGTGATTACGGAAAGGACGAGGATAGTTCGGAGGCTCTTTTGAAGAAACACGAGGCACTGGTCAGCGATTTGGAAGCGTTCGCTAGCACTATAGCAGCCCTGAGGGAACAGGCAGCGTCCTGTCGTCAACAGGAAACACCGACGATCGACATTACCGGTAAGGAATGTGTCGTCGCTCTCTACGATTACACGGAAAAATCGCCGCGTGAGGTGTCGATGAAGAAAGGTGATACCTTGACTCTGTTGAACTCAAACAACAAGGATTGGTGGAAGGTCGAGGTGAACGATCGTCAAGGATTCGTTCCGGCCGCTTACGTGAAACGGGTCGAACCCGAGGCAGGTTTGACCGCGTCGCAGCAGAATCTGGCCCGAGAACAGAGTTCGATCGCTGCCAGACAGTCCCAGATCGAGGCACAGTACGAGGATCTTCTCCGATTGGCACGCGAACGACAGAACAAGCTTAACGAAACCGCCAAGGCATACGTATTGGTGAGAGAAGCCGCGGAATTGGCCACTTGGATCAAGGACAAGGAGAATCACGCGCAAGTTCAGGACGTTGGCGAGGACCTGGAGCAGGTGGAGGTGATGCAGAAAAAATTCGACGATTTTCAAGCCGATCTGAAGGCGAACGAAGTGCGATTGGCAGAAATGAACGAGATTGCCGTACAATTGATGAGTCTTGGACAAACTGAAGCAGCGCTCAAGATTCAGACCCAGATACAGGACTTGAACGAGAAGTGGACCAGCTTGCAGACTCTGACCGCTGAACGCGCCAATCAGTTGGGTTCGGCTCACGAGGTGCAGCGTTTCCATCGCGACGTTGACGAGACGAAGGATTGGATCCGTGAAAAGGATGCCGCGTTGAACAACGACGATCTTGGAAAGGATCTGCGTAGCGTGCAGGCCCTGCAACGTAAACACGAGGGTCTCGAGAGAGACTTGGCCGCGTTGGGAGACAAAATAAAGCAACTGGACGAAACGGCAAATCGTTTGATGCAATCGCATCCTGAAACAGCCGAACAAACGTACGCGAAACAGAAAGAGATCAACGAGGAATGGACCCAATTAACGGCAAAGGCTAACAGTAGAAAAGAGAAATTGTTGGATTCATACGATTTGCAACGATTCCTCAGCGATTATCGAGATCTAATGGCTTGGATAAATTCGATGATGGGTCTGGTCGCTTCCGAAGAATTGGCTTCCGATGTAACCGGAGCGGAAGCTCTTTTGGAACGTCATCAG GAACATCGAACGGAAATCGATGCCAGAGCAGGCACGTTCCAAGCGTTCGAGCTGTTTGGCCAGCAATTATTGCAATCCAGTCATTATGCCAGCGTCGAGATTCAAGAGAAACTAGAATCGATGGCCGAGGCGCGTCAAGAATTGGAGAAAGCTTGGATACAACGACGCATGCAGCTCGATCAGAATCTCGAGTTACAATTGTTTTGTAGGGACTGCGAACAAGCTGAAAACTGGATGAGCGCGAGAGAAGCGTTCTTGAGCAGCGCGGACACCGTCGACAGTAGCGACAACGTGGAGGCTTTGATCAAGAAACACGAAGATTTTGATAAAGCCATCAACGCGCACGAGGAGAAGATTGGTACTTTACAGACCCTGGCGGATCAATTGATCGCTGCGGAACATTATGCGGCGAAACCGATCGATGAAAGGCGTTGTCAAGTTCTCGATCGCTGGAAACATCTTAAGGATGCTCTTATCGAGAAACGATCCAAGCTTGGAGAATCTCAAACTCTCCAGCAATTCTCGCGGGACGCTGATGAAATGGAAAATTGGATCGCCGAGAAGCTGCAATTGGCTACCGAGGAGAACTACAAAGATCCGGCAAACATTCAGTCGAAACATCAGAAACATCAAGCGTTCGAGGCCGAGCTGGCTGCGAACGCGGACAGAATTCAATCGGTCCTCGCTATGGGTGGTAACTTGATCGATAAACATCAGTGTGCCGGTTCGGAGGACGCGGTACAGAAAAGATTAGCCTCCATTGCCGATCAATGGGAATATCTGACTCAAAAGACGACCGAAAAATCGATGAAACTTAAAGAGGCTAACAAACAACGCACCTACATCGCTGCGGTTAAGGATCTTGATTTTTGGCTGGGAGAAGTTGAAAGTTTGCTCACGTCCGAGGACGCGGGCAAAGATCTAGCCTCTGTGCAGAATTTGATGAAGAAACACCAATTGGTCGAGGCTGATATTCAAGCGCACGAAGAAAGAATCAAAGACATGAACGGTCAGGCTGATTCTCTGATCGAGAGCGGACAATTCGATGCGGCGGGTATTCAGGAGAAACGACAAAGTATAAACGAACGTTACGAAAGGATTCGTAACCTTGCGGCTCACAGACAAGCCAGGCTGAACGAAGCGAATACGTTGCATCAATTCTTCAGAGACATCGCCGACGAAGAGTCTTGGATCAAAGAGAAGAAGCTTCTCGTTGGCTCCGACGATTATGGTCGTGATCTTACCGGCGTGCAGAACCTTAAAAAGAAACACAAGAGGTTAGAGGCGGAATTAGGAAGTCACGAACCTGCTATACAAGCTGTTCAAGAAGCGGGAGAGAAATTGATGGACGTTTCGAACTTGGGTGTACCAGAGATCGAGCAACGTCTCAAGCTGTTGAACCAGGCATGGGCCGAATTAAAACAGTTGGCTGCTAACAGAGGACAAAAATTAGACGAATCGCTGACGTATCAACAGTTCCTCGCCAAAGTCGAAGAGGAAGAAGCTTGGATCACTGAGAAACAACAGTTGCTTTCGGTCGAGGATTACGGCGACACGATGGCTGCTGTTCAGGGTTTGCTCAAGAAACACGATGCCTTTGAAACCGATTTTGCCGCTCACGGTGAACGGTGCAAGGATATTTGTAAAGCTGGTGAAGCGTTGATCCAAGCCGGAAATCACCGTGCAGATGCGATAGGTCAAAGATGCGGCCAGCTTCGGAATAAACTGGAACAGCTTGGTGCTCTTGCAGCCAGAAGAAAAGCCCGACTTAATGATAATTCGGCTTACCTACAGTTTATGTGGAAGGCTGACGTTGTCGAGTCATGGATAGCGGACAAAGAGACCCATGTTCGTTCCGAAGAATTTGGCCGAGACCTGTCCACCGTTCAAACCTTATTAACCAAGCAGGAGACCTTCGACGCGGGACTCCATGCCTTTGAACACGAAGGAATACAAAACATCACTTCCTTGAAGGAGATGTTGGTGGATTCTGGACACGATCAGACACCTAGTATTCAGAAACGTCACGCAGACGTGATTGCACGCTGGCAGAAACTTTTGGCTGATTCTGATGCACGCAAGCAACGTTTGCTAAGAATGCAGGATCAGTTCAGACAAATCGAAGAGTTGTATCTGACGTTCGCGAAAAAAGCGTCCGCTTTCAATTCCTGGTTCGAAAATGCTGAAGAAGATCTAACCGATCCTGTCCGCTGCAATAGCATCGAGGAGATTCGCGCTCTTCGAGAAGCGCACGCACAATTCCAGGCAAGCTTATCTTCCGCTGAAGCGGATTTCGAGGCTCTCGCAGGTCTTGAcagacaaattaaaaatttcaacgttGGTCCCAATCCGTACACCTGGTTCACCATGGAAGCGTTGGAAGACACATGGCGCAACTTGCAAAAGATCATCAAAGAACGCGACGTCGAGCTTGCGAAAGAAGCTCAACGGCAAGAAGAAAACGACAAATTACGTAAAGAATTTGCTAAACACGCCAACGCGTTCCATCAATGGCTAGCAGAGACaaggtatttattttttattttttattttttatttcgcaACAAAAATCCTCGAGATCATGAATCCTATCCATATGGTGGTGGTTTTAAACTAATAATCTTATTTTACAGAACATCCATGATGGAAGGCTCAGGATCACTGGAACAACAATTGGAAGCAACAAAG AGAAAGACTCAAGAAGTTCGTGCGCGTCGACAAGATCTAAAAAAGATTGAAGACCTAGGAGCAATTTTGGAGGAACATTTAATTTTGGACAATCGTTACACGGAACACAGTACCGTAGGATTGGCGCAACAATGGGATCAATTAGATCAATTGGGAATGCGTATGCAACACAACTTGGAGCAGCAGATACAAGCGCGTAATCAGTCGGGTGTTTCCGAAGATGCTCTGAAAGAATTTTCTATGATGTTTAAACATTTCGACAAAGACAAGAGTGGTCGTCTTAATCATCAAGAATTCAAGTCATGCTTGAGAGCGTTGGGTTACGATTTACCAATGGTGGAAGAAGGTCAGCCTGATCCGGAATTCGAAAATATTCTTGATATCGTCGATCCTAATAGAGACGGTTACGTATCGTTGCAAGAATACATGGCTTTCATGATTAGTAAGGAAACAGAAAACGTACAGAGTtctgaagaaatagaaaatgcaTTCCGTGCGATTACCGCTGCAGATCGACCATACGTTACGAAAGAGGAATTATATGCT aACCTTACCAAGGAAATGGCCGATTACTGCGTAGCTCGCATGAAACCTTACGTTGATCCAAAAACAGAACGACCAATTACAGGGGCATTGGATTACATTGAATTTACTCGCACCCTTTTCCAgaattaa